The following coding sequences lie in one Oncorhynchus kisutch isolate 150728-3 linkage group LG3, Okis_V2, whole genome shotgun sequence genomic window:
- the LOC109888203 gene encoding transcriptional repressor CTCF isoform X4, producing MEGEGVSIETAQVEGLQDSGEGAELLQTAEASLMEGGVAPQEVTGNVEMMVMDTLDSTLDPALLQMKTEVLEGGGTVTVTGGDEGQIITLQVVNMEGNMDQTSAALGLGQLQLVQVPVTTATVEELQASFVDASAGNTEAEPVICHTLPLPEGFQVVKVGANGEVETVEQEELQAAQDELQVIHGEEEEEEEAEPQVEDQTWSKDPDYQPTAGIRKGKKGKKSRLRYGEGERDMDVSVYDFEEEQQEGMLSEVNAEKVVGNMKPPKPTKIKKKGVKKTFQCELCSYTCPRRSNLDRHMKSHTDERPHKCHLCGRAFRTVTLLRNHLNTHTGTRPHKCQDCDMAFVTSGELVRHRRYKHTFEKPFKCSMCDYASVEVSKLKRHIRSHTGERPFQCSLCSYASRDTYKLKRHMRTHSGEKPYECYICHARFTQSGTMKMHILQKHTENVAKFHCPHCDTVIARKSDLGVHLRKQHSFMEMGRKCRYCDAMFHERYALIQHQKSHKNEKRFKCDQCDYCCRQERHMIMHRRTHTGEKPYACSQCEKTFRQKQLLDMHFKRYHDPNFIPTAFVCSKCGKTFTRRNTMLRHAENCNGENTGDENGTPPKKGRRGRKRKMRSRRDDDDDDTEPELDDIEEEEEELLAEIEVEQAPPVVPVPAPVGPPAKRKRGRPPKAKPAPTAAIIRVEDETTGEVDDIIVKKEMKAEQASQEEEAVEDEEPAVEVEHAKGEPANQVEESLQGEEVVQEMALSVTEGPPNGDLTPEMILSMMDR from the exons ATGGAGGGTGAAGGCGTTTCCATTGAGACCGCTCAGGTCGAAGGTCTCCAGGACAGTGGGGAGGGAGCAGAGCTGCTCCAGACTGCAGAGGCTTCCCTGATGGAGGGGGGTGTGGCACCCCAAGAGGTGACGGGGAATGTTGAAATGATGGTGATGGACACCCTGGACTCGACCCTTGACCCTGCCCTGCTACAGATGAAGACTGAGGTCCTTGAAGGGGGCGGAACAGTGACGGTCACCGGGGGAGACGAGGGACAGATCATCACCCTGCAG GTGGTGAACATGGAGGGGAACATGGATCAGACGAGTGCAGCGCTGGGGCTTGGACAGCTGCAGCTGGTGCAGGTCCCTGTCACTACAGCCACCGTGGAAGAGCTCCAGGCCAGCTTCGTTGACGCCTCAGCAGGAAATACTGAGGCAGAGCCAGTGATCTGCCACACCCTCCCTCTGCCCGAGGGCTTCCAG GTGGTGAAGGTGGGGGCGaatggagaggtggagacagtTGAGCAGGAAGAACTGCAGGCAGCCCAGGATGAGCTCCAGGTGATccatggggaggaggaggaggaggaggaagctgaGCCCCAAGTAGAGGACCAGACATGGTCAAAAGACCCAGATTACCAACCAACTGCTGGCATCCGCAAGGGGAAGAAGGGCAAGAAGAGCCGCCTGCGTTATGGGGAGGGGGAGCGAGACATGGACGTGTCTGTGTATGACTttgaggaggagcagcaggaggggATGCTCTCTGAGGTCAATGCTGAGAAGGTTGTGGGCAACATGAAGCCGCCCAAACCCACTAAGATAAAAAAGAAAG GTGTGAAGAAGACGTTCCAGTGTGAGCTGTGTAGCTACACCTGCCCCCGGCGCTCTAACCTGGACCGCCACATGAAGAGCCACACAGATGAGAGGCCACACAAATGCCATCTGTGTGGGAGGGCCTTCAGAACTGTCACACTGCTGAGGAaccacctcaacacacacacag GCACTCGTCCTCATAAATGCCAAGATTGTGACATGGCATTTGTGACCAGTGGAGAGCTGGTGCGTCATCGTCGCTACAAACACACATTCGAGAAACCCTTCAAGTGCTCCATGTGTGACTACGCTAGTGTGGAG gtgagtaagctgAAGAGACACATCCGCTCCCATACAGGCGAGAGGCCCTTCCAGTGCAGTCTGTGCAGCTACGCCAGCCGAGATACCTACAAACTGAAGAGACACATGAGGACAcactcag GTGAGAAGCCATATGAGTGCTACATCTGCCATGCTCGTTTCACGCAGAGCGGCACCATGAAGATGCACATCCTGCAGAAGCACACAGAGAATGTGGCCAAATTCCACTGCCCCCACTGTGACACAGTCATCGCCCGCAAGAGCGACCTGG GTGTGCACTTGCGGAAGCAGCATTCGTTCATGGAGATGGGCAGGAAGTGTCGTTACTGTGACGCTATGTTCCACGAGCGTTACGCACTCATCCAGCACCAGAAATCCCACAAGAACGAGAAGCGCTTCAAGTGCGACCAGTGTGACTATTGCTGCAGACAG GAGCGTCACATGATCatgcacagacgcacacacacaggggagaagccgtaCGCCTGCAGCCAATGTGAGAAAACTTTCCGGCAGAAGCAGCTGCTGGACATGCATTTCAAACGTTACCATGACCCCAACTTCATCCCCACTGCCTTCGTCTGCAGCAAGTGTGGCAAGACCTTTACTCGCAGG AACACCATGCTACGTCACGCAGAGAACTGTAACGGAGAGAACACCGGCGATGAGAACGGAACCCCACCCAAGAAAGGCCGCCGCGGCAGGAAGAGGAAGATGCGCTCCAGACGGGATGACGACGATGACGACACCG AGCCTGAGCTGGATGAcattgaggaagaggaggaggagctgctaGCTGAGATTGAGGTGGAGCAGGCACCACCGgttgtccctgtccctgcccctgttGGCCCGCCAGCCAAGAGGAAACGTGGAAGACCTCCCAAGGCCAAACCTGCCCCAA CGGCGGCAATCATCCGGGTGGAGGATGAGACCACAGGCGAGGTGGATGACATCATCGTGAAGAAAGAGATGAAAGCCGAGCAGGCGAGCCAGGAGGAAGAAGCTGTCGAGGATGAGGAGCCAGCAGTAGAGGTGGAGCATGCCAAAGGAGAACCTGCCAATCAGGTAGAAGAGTCACTccagggggaggaggtggtgcaGGAAATGGCACTGTCTGTCACAGAGGGTCCCCCCAACGGTGACCTCACTCCTGAAATGATTCTCAGTATGATGGACCGGTGA
- the LOC109888203 gene encoding transcriptional repressor CTCF isoform X1, with the protein MQTAALRRRRVASSCRPPVRQRKSKRKKKRRRKWKTRRRRSRLQRWTSLPHRSMVVSMEGEGVSIETAQVEGLQDSGEGAELLQTAEASLMEGGVAPQEVTGNVEMMVMDTLDSTLDPALLQMKTEVLEGGGTVTVTGGDEGQIITLQVVNMEGNMDQTSAALGLGQLQLVQVPVTTATVEELQASFVDASAGNTEAEPVICHTLPLPEGFQVVKVGANGEVETVEQEELQAAQDELQVIHGEEEEEEEAEPQVEDQTWSKDPDYQPTAGIRKGKKGKKSRLRYGEGERDMDVSVYDFEEEQQEGMLSEVNAEKVVGNMKPPKPTKIKKKGVKKTFQCELCSYTCPRRSNLDRHMKSHTDERPHKCHLCGRAFRTVTLLRNHLNTHTGTRPHKCQDCDMAFVTSGELVRHRRYKHTFEKPFKCSMCDYASVEVSKLKRHIRSHTGERPFQCSLCSYASRDTYKLKRHMRTHSGEKPYECYICHARFTQSGTMKMHILQKHTENVAKFHCPHCDTVIARKSDLGVHLRKQHSFMEMGRKCRYCDAMFHERYALIQHQKSHKNEKRFKCDQCDYCCRQERHMIMHRRTHTGEKPYACSQCEKTFRQKQLLDMHFKRYHDPNFIPTAFVCSKCGKTFTRRNTMLRHAENCNGENTGDENGTPPKKGRRGRKRKMRSRRDDDDDDTEPELDDIEEEEEELLAEIEVEQAPPVVPVPAPVGPPAKRKRGRPPKAKPAPTAAIIRVEDETTGEVDDIIVKKEMKAEQASQEEEAVEDEEPAVEVEHAKGEPANQVEESLQGEEVVQEMALSVTEGPPNGDLTPEMILSMMDR; encoded by the exons ATGCAGACTGCAGCTCTGAG gaggaggagagtagcgAGCAGCTGCAGGCCTCCAGTGAGACAAAGGAAGAGCAAGAGGAagaaaaagagaaggagaaagtggaagacaagaaggaggaggagcaggttACAGAGATGGACATCCCTGCCACACAGGAGCATG GTCGTTTCTATGGAGGGTGAAGGCGTTTCCATTGAGACCGCTCAGGTCGAAGGTCTCCAGGACAGTGGGGAGGGAGCAGAGCTGCTCCAGACTGCAGAGGCTTCCCTGATGGAGGGGGGTGTGGCACCCCAAGAGGTGACGGGGAATGTTGAAATGATGGTGATGGACACCCTGGACTCGACCCTTGACCCTGCCCTGCTACAGATGAAGACTGAGGTCCTTGAAGGGGGCGGAACAGTGACGGTCACCGGGGGAGACGAGGGACAGATCATCACCCTGCAG GTGGTGAACATGGAGGGGAACATGGATCAGACGAGTGCAGCGCTGGGGCTTGGACAGCTGCAGCTGGTGCAGGTCCCTGTCACTACAGCCACCGTGGAAGAGCTCCAGGCCAGCTTCGTTGACGCCTCAGCAGGAAATACTGAGGCAGAGCCAGTGATCTGCCACACCCTCCCTCTGCCCGAGGGCTTCCAG GTGGTGAAGGTGGGGGCGaatggagaggtggagacagtTGAGCAGGAAGAACTGCAGGCAGCCCAGGATGAGCTCCAGGTGATccatggggaggaggaggaggaggaggaagctgaGCCCCAAGTAGAGGACCAGACATGGTCAAAAGACCCAGATTACCAACCAACTGCTGGCATCCGCAAGGGGAAGAAGGGCAAGAAGAGCCGCCTGCGTTATGGGGAGGGGGAGCGAGACATGGACGTGTCTGTGTATGACTttgaggaggagcagcaggaggggATGCTCTCTGAGGTCAATGCTGAGAAGGTTGTGGGCAACATGAAGCCGCCCAAACCCACTAAGATAAAAAAGAAAG GTGTGAAGAAGACGTTCCAGTGTGAGCTGTGTAGCTACACCTGCCCCCGGCGCTCTAACCTGGACCGCCACATGAAGAGCCACACAGATGAGAGGCCACACAAATGCCATCTGTGTGGGAGGGCCTTCAGAACTGTCACACTGCTGAGGAaccacctcaacacacacacag GCACTCGTCCTCATAAATGCCAAGATTGTGACATGGCATTTGTGACCAGTGGAGAGCTGGTGCGTCATCGTCGCTACAAACACACATTCGAGAAACCCTTCAAGTGCTCCATGTGTGACTACGCTAGTGTGGAG gtgagtaagctgAAGAGACACATCCGCTCCCATACAGGCGAGAGGCCCTTCCAGTGCAGTCTGTGCAGCTACGCCAGCCGAGATACCTACAAACTGAAGAGACACATGAGGACAcactcag GTGAGAAGCCATATGAGTGCTACATCTGCCATGCTCGTTTCACGCAGAGCGGCACCATGAAGATGCACATCCTGCAGAAGCACACAGAGAATGTGGCCAAATTCCACTGCCCCCACTGTGACACAGTCATCGCCCGCAAGAGCGACCTGG GTGTGCACTTGCGGAAGCAGCATTCGTTCATGGAGATGGGCAGGAAGTGTCGTTACTGTGACGCTATGTTCCACGAGCGTTACGCACTCATCCAGCACCAGAAATCCCACAAGAACGAGAAGCGCTTCAAGTGCGACCAGTGTGACTATTGCTGCAGACAG GAGCGTCACATGATCatgcacagacgcacacacacaggggagaagccgtaCGCCTGCAGCCAATGTGAGAAAACTTTCCGGCAGAAGCAGCTGCTGGACATGCATTTCAAACGTTACCATGACCCCAACTTCATCCCCACTGCCTTCGTCTGCAGCAAGTGTGGCAAGACCTTTACTCGCAGG AACACCATGCTACGTCACGCAGAGAACTGTAACGGAGAGAACACCGGCGATGAGAACGGAACCCCACCCAAGAAAGGCCGCCGCGGCAGGAAGAGGAAGATGCGCTCCAGACGGGATGACGACGATGACGACACCG AGCCTGAGCTGGATGAcattgaggaagaggaggaggagctgctaGCTGAGATTGAGGTGGAGCAGGCACCACCGgttgtccctgtccctgcccctgttGGCCCGCCAGCCAAGAGGAAACGTGGAAGACCTCCCAAGGCCAAACCTGCCCCAA CGGCGGCAATCATCCGGGTGGAGGATGAGACCACAGGCGAGGTGGATGACATCATCGTGAAGAAAGAGATGAAAGCCGAGCAGGCGAGCCAGGAGGAAGAAGCTGTCGAGGATGAGGAGCCAGCAGTAGAGGTGGAGCATGCCAAAGGAGAACCTGCCAATCAGGTAGAAGAGTCACTccagggggaggaggtggtgcaGGAAATGGCACTGTCTGTCACAGAGGGTCCCCCCAACGGTGACCTCACTCCTGAAATGATTCTCAGTATGATGGACCGGTGA
- the LOC109888203 gene encoding transcriptional repressor CTCF isoform X2 has product MQTAALRRRVASSCRPPVRQRKSKRKKKRRRKWKTRRRRSRLQRWTSLPHRSMVVSMEGEGVSIETAQVEGLQDSGEGAELLQTAEASLMEGGVAPQEVTGNVEMMVMDTLDSTLDPALLQMKTEVLEGGGTVTVTGGDEGQIITLQVVNMEGNMDQTSAALGLGQLQLVQVPVTTATVEELQASFVDASAGNTEAEPVICHTLPLPEGFQVVKVGANGEVETVEQEELQAAQDELQVIHGEEEEEEEAEPQVEDQTWSKDPDYQPTAGIRKGKKGKKSRLRYGEGERDMDVSVYDFEEEQQEGMLSEVNAEKVVGNMKPPKPTKIKKKGVKKTFQCELCSYTCPRRSNLDRHMKSHTDERPHKCHLCGRAFRTVTLLRNHLNTHTGTRPHKCQDCDMAFVTSGELVRHRRYKHTFEKPFKCSMCDYASVEVSKLKRHIRSHTGERPFQCSLCSYASRDTYKLKRHMRTHSGEKPYECYICHARFTQSGTMKMHILQKHTENVAKFHCPHCDTVIARKSDLGVHLRKQHSFMEMGRKCRYCDAMFHERYALIQHQKSHKNEKRFKCDQCDYCCRQERHMIMHRRTHTGEKPYACSQCEKTFRQKQLLDMHFKRYHDPNFIPTAFVCSKCGKTFTRRNTMLRHAENCNGENTGDENGTPPKKGRRGRKRKMRSRRDDDDDDTEPELDDIEEEEEELLAEIEVEQAPPVVPVPAPVGPPAKRKRGRPPKAKPAPTAAIIRVEDETTGEVDDIIVKKEMKAEQASQEEEAVEDEEPAVEVEHAKGEPANQVEESLQGEEVVQEMALSVTEGPPNGDLTPEMILSMMDR; this is encoded by the exons ATGCAGACTGCAGCTCTGAG gaggagagtagcgAGCAGCTGCAGGCCTCCAGTGAGACAAAGGAAGAGCAAGAGGAagaaaaagagaaggagaaagtggaagacaagaaggaggaggagcaggttACAGAGATGGACATCCCTGCCACACAGGAGCATG GTCGTTTCTATGGAGGGTGAAGGCGTTTCCATTGAGACCGCTCAGGTCGAAGGTCTCCAGGACAGTGGGGAGGGAGCAGAGCTGCTCCAGACTGCAGAGGCTTCCCTGATGGAGGGGGGTGTGGCACCCCAAGAGGTGACGGGGAATGTTGAAATGATGGTGATGGACACCCTGGACTCGACCCTTGACCCTGCCCTGCTACAGATGAAGACTGAGGTCCTTGAAGGGGGCGGAACAGTGACGGTCACCGGGGGAGACGAGGGACAGATCATCACCCTGCAG GTGGTGAACATGGAGGGGAACATGGATCAGACGAGTGCAGCGCTGGGGCTTGGACAGCTGCAGCTGGTGCAGGTCCCTGTCACTACAGCCACCGTGGAAGAGCTCCAGGCCAGCTTCGTTGACGCCTCAGCAGGAAATACTGAGGCAGAGCCAGTGATCTGCCACACCCTCCCTCTGCCCGAGGGCTTCCAG GTGGTGAAGGTGGGGGCGaatggagaggtggagacagtTGAGCAGGAAGAACTGCAGGCAGCCCAGGATGAGCTCCAGGTGATccatggggaggaggaggaggaggaggaagctgaGCCCCAAGTAGAGGACCAGACATGGTCAAAAGACCCAGATTACCAACCAACTGCTGGCATCCGCAAGGGGAAGAAGGGCAAGAAGAGCCGCCTGCGTTATGGGGAGGGGGAGCGAGACATGGACGTGTCTGTGTATGACTttgaggaggagcagcaggaggggATGCTCTCTGAGGTCAATGCTGAGAAGGTTGTGGGCAACATGAAGCCGCCCAAACCCACTAAGATAAAAAAGAAAG GTGTGAAGAAGACGTTCCAGTGTGAGCTGTGTAGCTACACCTGCCCCCGGCGCTCTAACCTGGACCGCCACATGAAGAGCCACACAGATGAGAGGCCACACAAATGCCATCTGTGTGGGAGGGCCTTCAGAACTGTCACACTGCTGAGGAaccacctcaacacacacacag GCACTCGTCCTCATAAATGCCAAGATTGTGACATGGCATTTGTGACCAGTGGAGAGCTGGTGCGTCATCGTCGCTACAAACACACATTCGAGAAACCCTTCAAGTGCTCCATGTGTGACTACGCTAGTGTGGAG gtgagtaagctgAAGAGACACATCCGCTCCCATACAGGCGAGAGGCCCTTCCAGTGCAGTCTGTGCAGCTACGCCAGCCGAGATACCTACAAACTGAAGAGACACATGAGGACAcactcag GTGAGAAGCCATATGAGTGCTACATCTGCCATGCTCGTTTCACGCAGAGCGGCACCATGAAGATGCACATCCTGCAGAAGCACACAGAGAATGTGGCCAAATTCCACTGCCCCCACTGTGACACAGTCATCGCCCGCAAGAGCGACCTGG GTGTGCACTTGCGGAAGCAGCATTCGTTCATGGAGATGGGCAGGAAGTGTCGTTACTGTGACGCTATGTTCCACGAGCGTTACGCACTCATCCAGCACCAGAAATCCCACAAGAACGAGAAGCGCTTCAAGTGCGACCAGTGTGACTATTGCTGCAGACAG GAGCGTCACATGATCatgcacagacgcacacacacaggggagaagccgtaCGCCTGCAGCCAATGTGAGAAAACTTTCCGGCAGAAGCAGCTGCTGGACATGCATTTCAAACGTTACCATGACCCCAACTTCATCCCCACTGCCTTCGTCTGCAGCAAGTGTGGCAAGACCTTTACTCGCAGG AACACCATGCTACGTCACGCAGAGAACTGTAACGGAGAGAACACCGGCGATGAGAACGGAACCCCACCCAAGAAAGGCCGCCGCGGCAGGAAGAGGAAGATGCGCTCCAGACGGGATGACGACGATGACGACACCG AGCCTGAGCTGGATGAcattgaggaagaggaggaggagctgctaGCTGAGATTGAGGTGGAGCAGGCACCACCGgttgtccctgtccctgcccctgttGGCCCGCCAGCCAAGAGGAAACGTGGAAGACCTCCCAAGGCCAAACCTGCCCCAA CGGCGGCAATCATCCGGGTGGAGGATGAGACCACAGGCGAGGTGGATGACATCATCGTGAAGAAAGAGATGAAAGCCGAGCAGGCGAGCCAGGAGGAAGAAGCTGTCGAGGATGAGGAGCCAGCAGTAGAGGTGGAGCATGCCAAAGGAGAACCTGCCAATCAGGTAGAAGAGTCACTccagggggaggaggtggtgcaGGAAATGGCACTGTCTGTCACAGAGGGTCCCCCCAACGGTGACCTCACTCCTGAAATGATTCTCAGTATGATGGACCGGTGA
- the LOC109888203 gene encoding transcriptional repressor CTCF isoform X3 — MRVNRVVSMEGEGVSIETAQVEGLQDSGEGAELLQTAEASLMEGGVAPQEVTGNVEMMVMDTLDSTLDPALLQMKTEVLEGGGTVTVTGGDEGQIITLQVVNMEGNMDQTSAALGLGQLQLVQVPVTTATVEELQASFVDASAGNTEAEPVICHTLPLPEGFQVVKVGANGEVETVEQEELQAAQDELQVIHGEEEEEEEAEPQVEDQTWSKDPDYQPTAGIRKGKKGKKSRLRYGEGERDMDVSVYDFEEEQQEGMLSEVNAEKVVGNMKPPKPTKIKKKGVKKTFQCELCSYTCPRRSNLDRHMKSHTDERPHKCHLCGRAFRTVTLLRNHLNTHTGTRPHKCQDCDMAFVTSGELVRHRRYKHTFEKPFKCSMCDYASVEVSKLKRHIRSHTGERPFQCSLCSYASRDTYKLKRHMRTHSGEKPYECYICHARFTQSGTMKMHILQKHTENVAKFHCPHCDTVIARKSDLGVHLRKQHSFMEMGRKCRYCDAMFHERYALIQHQKSHKNEKRFKCDQCDYCCRQERHMIMHRRTHTGEKPYACSQCEKTFRQKQLLDMHFKRYHDPNFIPTAFVCSKCGKTFTRRNTMLRHAENCNGENTGDENGTPPKKGRRGRKRKMRSRRDDDDDDTEPELDDIEEEEEELLAEIEVEQAPPVVPVPAPVGPPAKRKRGRPPKAKPAPTAAIIRVEDETTGEVDDIIVKKEMKAEQASQEEEAVEDEEPAVEVEHAKGEPANQVEESLQGEEVVQEMALSVTEGPPNGDLTPEMILSMMDR; from the exons ATGAGGGTGAACAGG GTCGTTTCTATGGAGGGTGAAGGCGTTTCCATTGAGACCGCTCAGGTCGAAGGTCTCCAGGACAGTGGGGAGGGAGCAGAGCTGCTCCAGACTGCAGAGGCTTCCCTGATGGAGGGGGGTGTGGCACCCCAAGAGGTGACGGGGAATGTTGAAATGATGGTGATGGACACCCTGGACTCGACCCTTGACCCTGCCCTGCTACAGATGAAGACTGAGGTCCTTGAAGGGGGCGGAACAGTGACGGTCACCGGGGGAGACGAGGGACAGATCATCACCCTGCAG GTGGTGAACATGGAGGGGAACATGGATCAGACGAGTGCAGCGCTGGGGCTTGGACAGCTGCAGCTGGTGCAGGTCCCTGTCACTACAGCCACCGTGGAAGAGCTCCAGGCCAGCTTCGTTGACGCCTCAGCAGGAAATACTGAGGCAGAGCCAGTGATCTGCCACACCCTCCCTCTGCCCGAGGGCTTCCAG GTGGTGAAGGTGGGGGCGaatggagaggtggagacagtTGAGCAGGAAGAACTGCAGGCAGCCCAGGATGAGCTCCAGGTGATccatggggaggaggaggaggaggaggaagctgaGCCCCAAGTAGAGGACCAGACATGGTCAAAAGACCCAGATTACCAACCAACTGCTGGCATCCGCAAGGGGAAGAAGGGCAAGAAGAGCCGCCTGCGTTATGGGGAGGGGGAGCGAGACATGGACGTGTCTGTGTATGACTttgaggaggagcagcaggaggggATGCTCTCTGAGGTCAATGCTGAGAAGGTTGTGGGCAACATGAAGCCGCCCAAACCCACTAAGATAAAAAAGAAAG GTGTGAAGAAGACGTTCCAGTGTGAGCTGTGTAGCTACACCTGCCCCCGGCGCTCTAACCTGGACCGCCACATGAAGAGCCACACAGATGAGAGGCCACACAAATGCCATCTGTGTGGGAGGGCCTTCAGAACTGTCACACTGCTGAGGAaccacctcaacacacacacag GCACTCGTCCTCATAAATGCCAAGATTGTGACATGGCATTTGTGACCAGTGGAGAGCTGGTGCGTCATCGTCGCTACAAACACACATTCGAGAAACCCTTCAAGTGCTCCATGTGTGACTACGCTAGTGTGGAG gtgagtaagctgAAGAGACACATCCGCTCCCATACAGGCGAGAGGCCCTTCCAGTGCAGTCTGTGCAGCTACGCCAGCCGAGATACCTACAAACTGAAGAGACACATGAGGACAcactcag GTGAGAAGCCATATGAGTGCTACATCTGCCATGCTCGTTTCACGCAGAGCGGCACCATGAAGATGCACATCCTGCAGAAGCACACAGAGAATGTGGCCAAATTCCACTGCCCCCACTGTGACACAGTCATCGCCCGCAAGAGCGACCTGG GTGTGCACTTGCGGAAGCAGCATTCGTTCATGGAGATGGGCAGGAAGTGTCGTTACTGTGACGCTATGTTCCACGAGCGTTACGCACTCATCCAGCACCAGAAATCCCACAAGAACGAGAAGCGCTTCAAGTGCGACCAGTGTGACTATTGCTGCAGACAG GAGCGTCACATGATCatgcacagacgcacacacacaggggagaagccgtaCGCCTGCAGCCAATGTGAGAAAACTTTCCGGCAGAAGCAGCTGCTGGACATGCATTTCAAACGTTACCATGACCCCAACTTCATCCCCACTGCCTTCGTCTGCAGCAAGTGTGGCAAGACCTTTACTCGCAGG AACACCATGCTACGTCACGCAGAGAACTGTAACGGAGAGAACACCGGCGATGAGAACGGAACCCCACCCAAGAAAGGCCGCCGCGGCAGGAAGAGGAAGATGCGCTCCAGACGGGATGACGACGATGACGACACCG AGCCTGAGCTGGATGAcattgaggaagaggaggaggagctgctaGCTGAGATTGAGGTGGAGCAGGCACCACCGgttgtccctgtccctgcccctgttGGCCCGCCAGCCAAGAGGAAACGTGGAAGACCTCCCAAGGCCAAACCTGCCCCAA CGGCGGCAATCATCCGGGTGGAGGATGAGACCACAGGCGAGGTGGATGACATCATCGTGAAGAAAGAGATGAAAGCCGAGCAGGCGAGCCAGGAGGAAGAAGCTGTCGAGGATGAGGAGCCAGCAGTAGAGGTGGAGCATGCCAAAGGAGAACCTGCCAATCAGGTAGAAGAGTCACTccagggggaggaggtggtgcaGGAAATGGCACTGTCTGTCACAGAGGGTCCCCCCAACGGTGACCTCACTCCTGAAATGATTCTCAGTATGATGGACCGGTGA